The genomic stretch GATACCAGAAAAACAACTAGAATTGTCAATCttttaacacaaaaaaaatgTCAGCTTTCAGAATAGAACTACAGATACATTTCAGGAATTTATCAAGATCATCTCAGCAGATCCGTGCCAAAAAAAGTCAGTGAAGAATAAAATGTGAcagtttgaatgttttcttaatatATGTAAAGGATACCTATTGTaaggtatatatttttatatacttaaagCCCCTCGGGTTTCTTATCTTTCTTATCTTTCTTACAAAATATTCTCAAATCTAAAGAGGTAGAATTCCctttaaagcaaaattaaattaGTTGTCTTCAACAAGcacttatttgaatttttaatacgTACTATTATCAAAACATATGATGTCAGagttagaaaacaaaatacaggCAAAGAAAGGAATGTGGGAATAGTAAAACATTTTGAGAACAAAAATCTATTAGGTTCAGCAAAAGTATCGGGCACCTCTTTATATGACTTAAATAACTTATCTCATTGGGAGCAACAATGTGGAAGCCGGTATATGTTAATATAAAATACCTGATGTACAACTTGGGAATGGGGACAAAGAGATGGCCATGAACTAGATGAATAGCCTCATGAAGGAGACGGCATTTAAGCCTACAGTTTGGAGCGCGGTAGAATGATCTGAATGAGCACCTAAGTGCAAGAAAGCCATTCCAAGCCAAGAACAACAGAGGCCTCAAATATGGAGCAAAGCACAGTGCCTCAGTCAAGAGTACAAAGAAAGGCCTGCTTGTAATTAAGAACCTTTCAAGAAAATGCTAACACATTGTTTTCTATCAGATCATATGCTATTATTATTCTTAAATGTGTTTTAATATTCAATATTACTATTATGCATATATTATAGGGCATTAAACTAAGACCCAGAAGGTCTGGGTGCACTGCCCATGGCCATGTACTCTGTGAGGAAAATGcagccctcctcccaccccaccaccctTACTGCCCTCAAGGAGCGtgaggctgggcaggcagagTAGGGAGAGATTATGGAAAAGACTTAATCCAGCCAGAAGGGACTTGAGAGTGCGGATGAAGTGATGACAATCCCACTTCAGGAACATTAGTCACACCACAGTGAAGAGCGCCAATCTGACCGGGCGGAGTGATGAGCCAGGAAAACCCCCTCAGAAACGAGTGAAGTAATCCCTGAGAGAAGTGGTGAAAGCCGGACCAGGGTGTTTGCAGTGAGGTTAGACAGAAACAGATACATCAGATAGGACCAAGAAAAAGTGGCCACACTGGTGACTGGGTGGGCGTAGGCAGTAAGGAAAAGAATGAAGTTAAAAGCGAAAGCATCTGTCAAGCAGAGAAAAGTGAACAGCGTGATCTACCACACGGCTGTCAGGCTGAATGCCTTCTCCTCGCTGGTCGTGTTCCAGCTTCTCACCCTGGCCTCTCCACCATTCACACTGTGCAGGCCTATGGTGGACTGAACAGTGGGTCAGGCTCTGAACAGAAATGTTTACTAAATGCTCATTCTACCTCTGCAAGCCACTGTTCTAAATGCCTATATTTATTAACTCTGGCTGCCATCACAAATTAGCATTCCTACTTTACAAAGGAGGAAACAAACAAATCCACTCAGCTTAGAAGTGGTGGGACCTGCATTATACCCCACGCAGTCTGACGCCAGAACCCCCTTACTTCATCACTCTGCTATCCTACATTCAAAACCATTCAGCACTTTGCATACCACAGTATAGTCCCAGAAAATCTGTACAACATGTGAGTGTCTACAGACCTCAGATCCCTGAATTCTCAAGTTCACCAATGAGAAGACATGGGCCATACCAATGTCTGGGAAAAGGGCACCAAGCCCATTAAACAACTGTACATGCTTCCACCTTGTTTTGGCTCTGTGGTTCAGAATCATAGAGGCACATTATACAGTTTGCACAAAGTCACAGCACATTCAAAAGGAAATACATAATAGCAAATTCTAAACATCTAATTCATTGACTTTGCCATCTTGAGACATCAGGTTTCATCCTCTACAAACAGAATGTTTTATTagaggggctgccattgtggtatagcaggtaaatctgGCTCTCTgcgtgtcagcatcccatatgagcaccagttcatgaccagttgctccacttctgatccagctgcctgctaatgcacctgggaaagcagcgaaggatggcccaaatactcggACCCCTGCCATAGAcataggaaacccaaatggagttccaggctcctggtttcaacctagctccgccctggtcattgtggccatctgcaagtgaaccagtatatggaagatattctctctctctctctctctctttctctctctatctttccttccctccttccctttctccctccctccctccctccaagtaactctgcctttcaaatacagataaataaatcttttaaaaaacaagactttTCATCCAGAAACTCCCAGATGAGAGTTTCATTAGAAGCAAAATATGGGAGAAACGGGAGAGATCTTAACCCAACAGGGAGACAGGTCAAGCTGATAACAAAGCTCAATcgacagggccggcactgtggcgtagcagttaaagccaccgcctgtagtgccagcatcccatatgggtgctggtttgagacccagatgttccacttccgatccagctctctgctatggcctgggaaagcagtggaagatggcccaagtccttgggcccctgcactcatgtgggagacccagaagaagctcctggctcctggtttcggatcggcacagctctagccattgtggtcaactggagagtcaatcagtgaatggaagacctctctctctctctctctctctctctctctctctctgcctctctgcctctctatgactttcaaataaataaataaatctttttaaaaataaataaataaataagctcatTCGACATGCTTACTGAGCACCAACAAAATTAATCCCTTGACAACAGCACCTGTACCTGTCCTACCTGTAAGTCAAAATCCAGAAGCAATTAGAGAAGAAACTGACAAACGGGACTACAGGGAAAGAAAAGACCATGGGTGCAGCACCTGTTCCAGGACTGGGTCTGTACGCGCACTGCGCCACCACTGCTCTCTCACACCTGCCCCTGGAAGGAAGTCAGTGCTTCCAACCTTCCCCGGGTTTCCCCACCCTGGTCCTAGGTGTTCTCCTTCTCAGTATTAGTCTCTACCTCTACTTCTTCTCCCAGACCTAACGTGGCTGCTCCCACAAGTTCAGGCTTAGGACTTCTCATTTCTCCCTAAATTCCTTCCCTTAAGGATGCTAATCACCCCAAGTCTGCTGTTCAGACCCCTCTCCTTGACTGCAGTCCTATGACTAACTACTCAAAGATATTTTTACATGAATGCGTTGGAGTCACCTGAAATTCACACATCTTACATCAGactcaccttttttttaaagatttactttattatttattttgaaagacagagttacagagaggcagagacagagacagaggtcttccacccgctggttcactccccagatggccgcaacggccagagctgcgccaatccgaagccaggagccaggagcttcttctgggtctcccacacaggtgcaggggcccaagttcttgggccctcttctactactatcccaagccagagcagagagctggatcagaagaggagcaaccgggactagaactggcacccatatgggatgccggtgtttcaggccagggctttaacccactgtgccacagcactggcccccagactcGCCTTCTACTCAAAACTTGACCTCACTACTCCTTCCCTTTGCTCTCACACCCCATGCACACTCTCTCACTGGAAGGCTAAACCCCTCACTCCCGCAGCAGCACATTCATGCCTCGAATGTGGCCTAGAGCTCCCTGCATTATAATCCCTCTTCCAAATGGGCTGTAAACTCCTTGAGGAGCAGGAATTATCTGTTAGTCAGCTATGCAAATCCAGGTCACAAATGCCTGCTGGAGCAGTGAACAGATTAGCACACACGGACGATCTGTTCCAGCCAAACTGCTCCATTTAGAGTCTCCACCTTCTTGGCATTTTCACAGTCCTCTCTTCCCAAAgggttttctctccctctgctatTGCACACACGGGAAAACCCTATCCACCCTTCACAAGAATCAGCTTTAATTCCACCTGTACCATGAAGTTCTGGCAGGTGGCCCCATGCTAACGTGACCCCATGCCCATTAGCCTTGCAGTGCCAGTTCAGTGTCACAAAAACCATCATCTTCATACATCACTTGACTCAAAACCAGGCTCTAGCCCAAACTTGTTATGCTTCTCTGGGCAAATTCCCAAAGCTACTTAAGGCTTAGTTTTTTCTGATATGAAATGAGGTAAATAATACCTAGAATCTGGGGGAGGATTGGAGGGAAGTGAGCCATCTATAACACAGCAGATACCCAGGAGACGCTGACTCCCTCTCCCCACGCCCCACTCCCACCATGCTCTCCCATTCACAGCTGTCTCCTCGGATTTTAGTAACTGATAAGATCCTTAAGGAGAGGAACCGAATTGCAATCATTTTTCTACCTTTTAAGCATCTGCCAATGTACTTTAGAGACTAAGTGACAACTGAGCACAATGAAGGAATAGCTATGGTAGATTATGGCAAACAAGTGCAAATGGTGCCAAGACTACAGTTTTCAGACAATGTAGCTGTTAGAGCTATCACACGGCACTTCTGGAATTTCACTCATGCCAAAGACTGATTTCAACAAATGATAGTATGAATAAAGGCAAATCCATTTCTAACGTACACAGTTAACAGCAATGTTTGGTACACTGAAAGTAGCTTCAGTTAAATGTCACAGCATTAGAATGCCCTCCGCACCTCATTTGTTCCCCTATATTCTTACCCAAAGTTTTCCTTTCACACGTTCCTTGACTTCATATGACAACAGACATCTTGTTATACCACTTGTTAGCTAACTGAAACTAGATTGCAATTTTCATATTTTACGCTGGAAAAAAGTTAAAGGCTAATACTAAGGAAAAACTAACCAGCTCAGATCTAAAATTTGTGATGATGACACATAAAATTGATCAAAATccctaattaaaattttttttctgaggaACTTTCATTAACAATCAAGACTTCAACATCCTCTCTAAACTTTACTGGACTCTCTTTTTTAACATCTTGATTTATCGTAGCTTTCCTGCTCTGTGTGTTATCTTCATCAAGGATCAGTTCCCATGGCTgagcttccttttttcctttcagcTGCTGCCCCACTTGCATGCGCTAACAGGTCAGAGGAGCTGCAGTGTGCTGGATGGGAACCTCCACTTCCCAACCCACCCATCCTCACTGCTCTCCGTCACATTCCTTCTCCCTGCAGACGCTACTTCAATCATTATCAAACTGGGTGTGCAGCTATGAACTTAATTTGAAAAAGCAATTACTAATGAAGAATGGGTGTCAAAGCCTTACCTTTTCAGTAGTTTcattctttcaaattatttttccctCATAAGGAGAAGTTCATGGTAGGAATTACAGGTATTCAGTTCTACAAGACAAAATCCACCACAGCAGagaatataaacatatacattgGTATGCAGGAGAAAGCCAAATGCCAGAAATTAAGTTCCAATGTTATAATCATAATTCAACCACCTATAGAAACAACCTTAGAAAAAATCACAACCTCTTTCAGTTTCAGCCTTCTGTCCTGAAAATTACAGATAATATCCACCATCTCTACCTCAGAAACCTCTTCCAGAGATTTTAAAGTCACAGTATCACAAAAAGCATAATTGTAAACTATGTGGGAATATACATATGCAAATATacccatatacatacatataaaaacaATAGCAATGCATAGCCTATGGGTGGTTATAAAACAGTTTTATATCATGTATTAAATACTTCGCTAGACACACTGCACAGTATATCCAAggaaacttgtttttaaattgaaaagCAGAATCTAGTTTTGTAACATATGTGCACAGGCTAGATCACACATTTGAAGCAGGTATCATTCCTCATCTGGATTTATATTTCTgcagttaaatttttatttgtaatcatAGTATAGATTCTCCCTTTGTAGTCAGTCAGAACTCAGTGTAAAGTGCTACAGGTTTTTTTCTGCGTATCTCATGCGAACCATTTCTACATTGCAGTTTACACATAAACCCTAACTATGAAGACTCTTAAAGTAAAAACAACCCAGGATAACTTCAtgacttcagatttttttttatgttaaaaatactGCATCCCTAAATCAGAAGATTCATCAATTACTACTCACTTCCAATTTCCTAGACCAAATGTCATCATTTTCTCATTCTCCCAATTAGTTAAAATATTAACAACATGTCTCAACACATATATTCACACACAATTTTCTGAACTGTGTTTTTCAGACTTTTCAAATGTGGCAAGTTTTGATCATTAATGAAACTGCTTAGCAtgcttgttcttttctttttggctGCTTATGGCTTTCTATAAGATACCTATTATAGTGTGTTTCTGGTAGGTTTTATGCTATTTGTTGTCTGGATAAATTCAAACTGTTtaaacatgcatttaaaaaatcttattttaaccACAATTTTTAGCTAATTTTTTGTTCTAAACTTCTTACTCTGTGCAACCTGAATTAGTGCTGAAAAAAATTGGATTTAAACAATTGCTCATATTCTCCATAAGGTGGACAGCATAAGGAAATACATGCTCACCTGAACTCCACCCATTTTCAATTTCAACACAGCAAATCTGCTGTTTGTTTCTAGGGCAAATTCAAAAGCATACATATTGGTATTGGTTGTTACTGGAGATAATTTATGCAATCATAAGCCAAAGATGCTAAGTTGACAAAACGAAAACCATCCAAGTAAGCAAACCCGAACACTCGTGGGACACGCCCTCTCAGTATATAAAGGCTTGTCACTGTCCTTGGTGGCAGGCGCTCCCTGAGCTAGCAGCATCACCATGTCTGTCCGATACAGCTCACACAAGCAGTACTCCTCCTCCCGCAGCGGAGGCGGCGGAGGGGGATCATCCCTCAGGATTTCAAGCAGCAAAGGCTCCCTTGGTGGAGGATTTGGCTCAGGGGGGTTCAGTGGGGGCTCTTTCAGCCGTGGGAGCTCTAGCGGTGGTTGCTTTGGAGGCTCATCTGGTGGCTATGGAGGAGGTTTTGGTGGAAGTAGCTTTGGTGGAGGCTATGGAAGCAGCAGCTTTGGTGGGGGCTATGGCGGAAGCAGCTTCGGAGGCGGCAGCTTCGGAGGCGGCAGCTATGGTGGGGGCGGCTTTGGTGGAGGTGGCTTTGGAGGTGGCTTTGGTGGTGGCTTTGGAGGAGATGGTGGCCTTCTCTCCGGAAATGAGAAAGTGACCATGCAAAATCTGAATGACCGCCTGGCTTCCTACTTGGACAAGGTTCGGGCTCTGGAAGAATCAAATTATGAGCTGGAGGGTAAAATCAAGGAGTGGTATGAAAAGCATGGCAACTCAAGCCAGCGAGAGCCCCGTGACTACAGCAAGTACTACCAAACCATTGAAGAACTGAAAAATCAGGTAAGGGCATTTTTAAACCCAACTTTAAATCTATTCACAGCTGTGTGGAGGGATGTTCACTGTGCTTGCCTATGTTACTTTTTTGCTTCCAAAAACTAACCCAGTCTCATAAAAGGTAAGCGTTTATGAAGCTGTGGTCATAGCAATCTTCCTCCAACACATGTGTTGTTTATCTTATAGGATGCAGGTTACTGAGAAATGTTTGGGTTTTAATGAGCATAGAGTAAGTTTATAAAGTATGCTAGATCATTTAGAACTGCATGAACTGAAGGAATTACTAGAGGAATCAAAAGAACCTATTATTCAGATGGATAACAAACAAGCCATACTCAGCACTACCACAGCAAGAAACATGAATGCTCCAGTATGGGAATGGGATATTGTTTGCCCACAGGGattgtgggtaccagttcagagTATAGTTACTTACAACTATTTACAAGTTAAACAAGCATGCGTGTGAGTCAATCAAAGCTTAGCTGAAATACACAGAACTCTCAGTATAAAGAGGAGGGCACACACATGTAGGAATACATGTATATCATTCCACTTAGCCTTCAGAAAGGAATGACACAGAAATAGAAGAGTATAGAAACGTCAAGagaacaaattattaaaatttcagCATGTGGGTAAAGTCTGCACTATTTCATGTTTAAAATTGAAAATTCCCCCCAAGATTTTGCAAGAGAACATAAAAATGCAGTTCATCTATGCCACCGTCTGCActggtctctgtgcctctccttccagATCCTCACCCTGACAACTGACAACGCCAATGTCCTGCTTCAGATTGATAACGCCAGGCTGGCCGCTGATGACTTCAGGATGAAGTAAGCTCCATGAATGGGCTACAATATCTTCACAATGGAGGCATCCATTGTTAACAATGACTTGGGATGCTCATAGTTACTAGCCTTTGCCTCTTTTTGAATTCAAAGTAAAATAGCACTGgagttttctgaggaattttcAGTTTCAATAATAATCTTTTGGcaactttaaaagaaagaaacagtcttGAACTAACTGCTAGGCTTTCTTGCATTAAGTCACTCATATTCCCACATGAATCAGTAGATGATGAATGTTCCCATGACATGAACTCAATTCTCTACTTGCTTTTCAAACAGCCTCTGCCCAGGTACACCTCCCTTATATCCAGTGCTCGTACAATGCTTGTTTCAGGTATGAGAACGAGGTTGCCCTGCGCCAGAGCGTGGAGGCCGACATCAACGGGCTGCGCAGGGTGCTGGACGAGCTGACCCTGACCAAGGCCGACCTGGAGATGCAGATCGAGAGCCTGACTGAAGAGCTGGCCTACCTGAAGAAGAACCACGAGGAGGTGACGCAAAAGTTACACTTCCCCCCATCAATGACAGGCTTCGTTGTGGTCATGGTGCAGTCATTAAATCTTTTTGCTCCTCAACTAGGAAATGAAAGACCTTCAGAATGTGTCCACTGGTGATGTAAATGTGGAAATGAATGCTGCCCCAGGTGTGGATCTGACCGAACTTCTGAATAACATGCGAAGCCAATACGAACAACTTGCTGAACAGAACCGCAAAGACGCAGAAGCCTGGTTCAACGAGAAGGTAAGCTAAGACATCACTCACGGTGAAGCTCACTCTGGGGGGGCTTTTGCCATCTCCGAATTTTCTGATCTCTTCCCCCATTTTTCATTCTTTAGAGCAAGGAACTGACCACAGAAATTGATAACAACATCGAACAAATGTCCAGCCACAAATCTGAAATTACTGAATTGAGACGCACTGTCCAAGGTCTGGAAATCGAACTACAGTCCCAACTGGCCCTGGTAGGTTACCTCTCTTGGAATGGCTTTAACCTTATCAAAGTTTCCTACTCAGGCAGGGTCGGGGGTAAGAGAGCAGAAATAAAACCCAACCGTGTTAGCGGAGGCAAAGTCCTGTTCTCCTGAAAGTCGCAACGCTGTCATAAAACGCAAACTCTGCTCACTCTCTCCTCCTAGATGAAGTCTTACCAAACGACTGCTAGGCCGCTAACCCGCACCAAATGTCCCTTTTCAGAAACAGTCGCTGGAAGCCTCCCTGGCAGAAACAGAAGGGCGCTACTGCGTGCAGCTCTCACAGATCCAGGGCCAGATCTCCTCTCTGGAGGAACAGCTGCAGCAGATCCGGGCCGAAACCGAGTGCCAGAACGCCGAGTACCAGCAACTCCTCGACATTAAGATCCGACTGGAGAATGAAATCCAGACCTACCGCAGCCTgctagagggagagggaaggtaCGCCGGAGCGTGCCCCCAGCCGCCTGCACCCAGTATTCCGGAGAGCAAGGCTTCTGAGGCAACCCCGGGGCGGGGTCGGAAGATGAGAGCAAGGGGAGCGGAGGAAGGGGACAGAGGCCAGAAAGGGGCATGGACCGCCAATCTCATTTTCTCATTATTGTGGCCCCAGGGTGACAGGGTTGTGTGCACAAGAGGTGgactttaaaatacatacttGGCAGGGCTGGATTTTCTCAAAACGTGTTCTGCTTACTTCCTAAAACAACAATAACGCTGCCCACCGTGGCTCTACGGGAGAGGTAACTCTGCCCTTCTGCCCGTCTAGCTCCGGAGGCGGATCCTAcggcggcgggcgcggcggcGGAAGTTCCGGCGGCGGCTACGGCGGAAGTTCCGGCGGCGGCCACGGCGGCAGCTACGGCGGCGGAAGTTCCGGCGGCGGCCACGGCGGCAGCTACGGCGGCGGAAGTTCCGGAGGCGGCGGCTACGGCGGCGGAAGTTCCAGCGGCGGCGGCTACGGCGGCGGAAGTTCCAGCGGCGGTGGCCACGGCGGAAGTTCCGGCGGCGGCGGCTACGGAGGCGGCAGCTCCGGCGGAGGCCAGAGCGGAGGTGGAGGCTTCAAGTCCTCTTCCGGGTCCGCTGGAGAGTCCTCGTCTAAGGGACCAAGGTCAGCAGAAACTAGCTGGGGTAATCAGAATAAGTTTTGACTTTCTGCGACGGTTTTGTTGCGTTTAAAGTTCTAGAACTGTTtaggaaatgaaaattttagacaggctttcatttactttttttttttttttttactatttttgacGCTAGCCTTAAAGGAAAAGGGGCTTGGGTCTAAATGCCATAGCTGAAacgttggattttttttttttaacgacgTGGAAAAGTTGGATTTTCTTCCCTTTAAAAAGATTTGTCTGTTAAGGAGCCCAGAAATTGCTTCTTTTAAATGTTAACTTTTCATCATTCACAGATACTAGCAAAACCAGAGTAATCAAGACAATTATTGAAGAAGTGACACCTGATGGGAGAGTCCTTTCATCCATGGTTGAATCAGAAACCAAGAAACACTACTACTAAGCTGCATGGAGATGAAGGAGTCTCCCTGCGCACAGGCCGTTATATGTGGGTGCATGGGAACCAGAGGCTCCGAGCCCGCGCTGCAGTCCTAACGGCCTGTGGAAGCAGGTTCACTCCTGGAAAATAAGATGTCTGCGAGGtgttttgtgatttctgtatttcttcttttccctttacCAGAAAGTATTCtttaatggaaaaaagaaaagctttctgTTCTCATTGACTAATGAATTTCAATAAACTTTCTTACTGATGCAAACTATCCAAACTTGTCAGAATTCATGTTTACTGAATCCTGTGGGTTTGTTCAGGCCAGTGCCATCCATCTCACTGAGTAGAAAAAGTCCATGAGTCCCTGGATCCTACACTTGCTTAAAGATACACAATATGTAGAATGTTTTGGGCTCTCtggatttaaattatttctatccTGGAAGTtttgaaataattcaaaaaagTTTCCCCAAATTAATTGGAAGTTTCAACACCTACCGACCAATGGAAATCATATCACCCCCAACAACATTACTTGATTTCAATCAGATCATTGGTAAGATGAGCAAAGGGGACCCTGTAGGTCTCTCTTCACCAGCCCTGCCCAGCGACTAGTGCTGAAACCAAGTACTTTAGGGTCAACCCAGTTATACCCTTGGCCAGTAAGAACCCATCACTTAGAACCCTGCTAGAAGGTAATAGGCGAGGGAAGGCTGTGCCTGTCAGACTACCTTGTATTGCCTAGTGGATTCCTGGATTACCCGTGTCCACCAAGTTGCAGCCTTCCTCAGTGTCCTTGATTTGGATTCCAATTTTGCCCAGGTCCTGAACTCTGATCCTGATTTCTGCTTTGGGCTCCCTCTGCTGGGTGGACCCTACCCTGTTTACCCCAAAATGATGATTTGAGTCCTATTGCAAAGGGGATGGACTTCTCCATAGCCAAGGCTCCATAGCCTACTTGTACAAAAGATTGCCACTGTCTGGAGGCTCTCCACTTTTGTTAATGCTTCTTCTGTGAGTACTCGTGTTCACCACCCTTTTTGGAGGCTTGTCTTCTGAGATCCACCGTTGGAGTCCCAGCATGCCATGCTGTTAAGTCCTAAAACAGGTGTTGCTGGGTAAGGACTCTGAGCTCCTACTGTGTATACAGTACTGTACTGGCCGCTATtcagaaatgttattttaaagtatttattataaaatattcaagtcCCTCGGAACTGTTGTATTGCTTATAAGCTGAGATGGCCACTCTAGTCTGAAGAAGTATATGTTTTTGTATTCAGTATCATTGGTTAAGACGCTACAAATGTCATTGTGAAATAATTTTATGTTCAGTTAAGCTTCTATGCATTCTTGGATCTTGGCTGATCAAAATTGTCTGGTTGAGTGGTGACCAAACCATCATTCCTGAAAACTCAGAATATTTAGTGGTCCTGTCTTTCTTACTTATTGTTCCAATACCTCCTTAAACAATTAAGTATATTAAATTCTCTCTGATGAAATAACTGCTCTATCCTTGACAGACAACTGCTTTCTTGGCTAGACTTGATACCTATAGTAATAAAGACAATCTGtctaaaaggattttttttgttttaacaagGACATTGGTATTTATaagaaatcataaaattattttaaaaataatacaggtCACTGTTTTTACTGCATAGTGTTGTAGCTATTAATAAAAGTTCTTATACAATTTTATACATTCTAAGATTGAAATGGAATCCTACAGCTTAGCAGGACAGTGCCCAATGAGACTGGCAAAATGCATCAGGCACCCTTGTGGAATTATATGATACAGCAAATACCTATTTCTCAAAAATGTTCTCTCGTGCTGCTACAGGCCTTAAACCATTGTATACTGACTTTGGTGTCCATGGTGGGTTGACATTTTTGCTTTGGAGCAGAGAAATAGCTTGATTTGGGCACCTTTATCAGGCAAGTAACTGGGTTAAGGTTACGTCGAGTACATCCAATGTTTCCCATCTAGATTGCCTCCTGAGAGTAGGAATTAAAGAAAAAGCTTACAATTTTAATAAGCATTTACTTCAAAATCAACGATTCCTGAACTAAGGATCCTGAcatacttaaaaattatataactttCAAACCAACTACTTCAACTCTTCAGAGTTTCACTTTATTGTCTATATAGTAAGAAAAATGACCACAGTATTCCCCCTTATCTGCAGGGGATACAGTCCAAGACCCCCACTGAATGCCTGAACCCAAGGATAGATCCAAACCCTGTATATACAATGTTTCTTTCCCATAATGCATATTTAGgataaactttcattttttaacttaaagGGAGAATTTTATAGCTTCTGTATGCTATATCCACTCTTGCAATTGGGGTCATTACTAAGTAAAacaacacaagcactgtgatggCACAGTAGTTGATCTCATCATTGAGTCAGCTACTAACTAACAGGTAGGTGGTATACAAGCATGAAtatgctggacaaagggatgacCCCATCACACTAAACAGTGCACAGTTTAAAACtcatgaattctttatttctggaattttccacttaatttTGGAACTCAGTCAACTGGAGGTAGCTGAAACTACAGAGCAAAGAAGTGCGGAGAGGGGTCACTACTGCACACCCCATGGTAAATCCAAAAGCATTCTGCTAAGGAAAAGCCACACTCAAAGACTGCATTCTGTGTCTCATCTATAGGGCATTCTAGGAAAAGTCAAAGTCAAGGGCTAGAAAATAGATCAGAGGTTGTCAGAAGGTGAAGGGAGGGTATTTACCATAAAAGAACTTTGTGGAATGATGAAAATAGCTCCATCTTGGTTCCCAACAACTAAATTTGTTTGGTGAAGTGAAGTAATAGAACTGTACACCAAGAAGAGGTAAATTTTACTTTG from Lepus europaeus isolate LE1 chromosome 18, mLepTim1.pri, whole genome shotgun sequence encodes the following:
- the KRT10 gene encoding keratin, type I cytoskeletal 10; this translates as MSVRYSSHKQYSSSRSGGGGGGSSLRISSSKGSLGGGFGSGGFSGGSFSRGSSSGGCFGGSSGGYGGGFGGSSFGGGYGSSSFGGGYGGSSFGGGSFGGGSYGGGGFGGGGFGGGFGGGFGGDGGLLSGNEKVTMQNLNDRLASYLDKVRALEESNYELEGKIKEWYEKHGNSSQREPRDYSKYYQTIEELKNQILTLTTDNANVLLQIDNARLAADDFRMKYENEVALRQSVEADINGLRRVLDELTLTKADLEMQIESLTEELAYLKKNHEEEMKDLQNVSTGDVNVEMNAAPGVDLTELLNNMRSQYEQLAEQNRKDAEAWFNEKSKELTTEIDNNIEQMSSHKSEITELRRTVQGLEIELQSQLALKQSLEASLAETEGRYCVQLSQIQGQISSLEEQLQQIRAETECQNAEYQQLLDIKIRLENEIQTYRSLLEGEGSSGGGSYGGGRGGGSSGGGYGGSSGGGHGGSYGGGSSGGGHGGSYGGGSSGGGGYGGGSSSGGGYGGGSSSGGGHGGSSGGGGYGGGSSGGGQSGGGGFKSSSGSAGESSSKGPRSAETSWDTSKTRVIKTIIEEVTPDGRVLSSMVESETKKHYY